A region from the Cannabis sativa cultivar Pink pepper isolate KNU-18-1 chromosome 9, ASM2916894v1, whole genome shotgun sequence genome encodes:
- the LOC115721367 gene encoding PHD finger protein MALE MEIOCYTE DEATH 1 produces MSVPILEACKKRKRRPKLFGFHTFGDSIQARGPFRESIRLFLQECAEIEDYNLEGMPVWCTLLVLENRSLVLPLYTIEEDVKTSPLPYCDHCRSTGWSKHFVAKRKYHFLIPIDDSWNKPLDDGVLDTHESHLLYGLIHSNGFGHLLSINGLEGGSKYLFGREIMDLWDRLCTSLQARKITVADTSKKRSMDLRLLHGVAYGHPWFGRWGYRFCHGSFGVKDYNYDRAIEILCTLELETIINDFSDTERFQDIRQIIRLYRDLSETQLITLKDLLKFMLTVKSRASAHGKVIIASSSTPVVSSFSISKPFTRTSLQSNNNKSHGRDNIKPVKYKKFSTVVANMDSRWPPRRLEFAADVIVKALKEKKESNFGSGGMTRQDVRDAARLHIGDTGLLDYVLKSLNNVIVGNQIVRRAVNPSTRILEYTIHEVRENPSKAVSQPSDQEIMFNQTQKFISTNTPPSTLVPGNDVYSDVIYLYRHVLLDYPASEIVELATQTVLDTKHFVKEWPFKDEEEQMLTFICRFIPSLSDESECGMSEIVSVPLHATVGELKNAVETALRDTYCVTEQIVVTDIDGLEEIDDGEILFGRLESGVEIRVRGNNGISNIGGYSKSPEGGLLRRQGGCDMWMVKCECGARDDDGERMVACDICEVWQHTRCIGIDDAENVPPLFVCSSCCDSLVPPRVTHREEAASGKMEYCEDLLLPTHSFDQYGLAIGY; encoded by the exons ATGTCGGTTCCAATACTCGAAGCttgcaagaagagaaaaagaagaCCAAAGCTGTTTGGGTTCCATACGTTCGGAGATTCCATTCAAGCAAGAGGTCCTTTCAGAGAGAGCATTCGATTGTTTCTTCAAGAATGTGCAGAAATCGAAGACTATAATCTTGAAGGTATGCCCGTGTGGTGTACGCTTCTCGTCCTTGAAAACAGAAGCCTCGTACTCCCTCTCTACACCATTGAAGAAGACGTTAAAACCTCTCCACTACCATATTGCGATCACTGCAGATCAACCG GCTGGAGCAAGCACTTCGTTGCTAAGAGGAAATACCACTTTTTGATCCCAATAGACGATTCGTGGAACAAGCCCTTGGACGATGGTGTTCTTGATACCCATGAGTCGCATCTTTTGTACGGATTGATACACTCTAATGGCTTCGGCCACTTGCTTAGTATAAATGGACTTGAGGGAGGTTCAAAGTACCTGTTTGGAAGGGAAATAATGGACCTCTGGGATCGATTATGCACTAGTCTTCAAGCAAG GAAGATTACGGTGGCAGATACGTCGAAGAAACGATCAATGGATCTTCGCCTTCTCCACGGGGTCGCTTATGGACATCCCTGGTTTGGAAGATGGGGTTACCGCTTCTGCCATGGGAGTTTTGGGGTGAAGGATTACAACTACGACCGAGCTATTGAGATTCTCTGTACATTGGAGCTAGAAACGATAATAAACGATTTCAGCGACACGGAAAGATTCCAAGACATCAGGCAAATTATTCGTCTTTACAGAGATTTGAGCGAAACTCAATTGATAACGCTCAAAGATCTGTTGAAATTCATGCTCACAGTAAAGTCCAGAGCCTCGGCACATGGAAAAGTGATCATAGCATCTTCTAGTACTCCTGTTGTCTCGTCCTTTTCGATCTCAAAACCTTTCACCAGAACATCCTTACAGAGCAATAATAACAAGTCGCATGGGAGAGACAATATTAAGCCTGTAAAGTACAAAAAGTTCAGCACTGTAGTGGCTAACATGGACAGCCGGTGGCCTCCTAGACGACTAGAATTCGCAGCCGATGTGATTGTGAAAGCCCTCAAGGAGAAGAAAGAGAGCAATTTTGGTAGTGGCGGGATGACCAGGCAAGACGTGCGCGATGCTGCTAGGTTACATATAGGCGACACTGGTTTACTTGACTACGTACTAAAATCTCTTAACAATGTCATTGTGGGAAATCAGATCGTTCGCCGAGCTGTTAATCCCTCTACGAGAATATTGGAATACACTATCCATGAAGTTCGTGAAAATCCTAGTAAGGCTGTTTCTCAGCCCTCCGATCAGGAAATCATGTTTAATCAAACTCAGAAATTCATATCTACTAATACTCCACCTTCAACTCTGGTTCCTGGGAATGACGTGTACAGCGACGTCATATACTTGTATAGGCACGTACTTCTGGATTACCCAGCTTCGGAGATTGTTGAGTTAGCTACGCAAACCGTTCTAGACACCAAGCACTTTGTGAAGGAGTGGCCATTCAAAGACGAGGAAGAGCAAATGTTGACATTCATTTGCAGATTTATACCGAGTTTAAGCGATGAAAGTGAGTGTGGAATGAGTGAGATTGTGTCTGTACCATTACATGCCACggttggtgagcttaagaaCGCAGTGGAGACTGCTCTAAGGGACACTTATTGCGTGACAGAGCAAATAGTGGTGACGGATATAGACGGGTTGGAGGAGATTGATGATGGAGAAATATTGTTTGGGAGACTTGAATCTGGCGTCGAGATAAGAGTGAGGGGGAATAATGGTATTAGTAATATTGGGGGGTACTCCAAGAGTCCCGAGGGAGGGCTTTTGAGGCGCCAAGGTGGATGTGACATGTGGATGGTGAAATGCGAGTGTGGGGCCCGGGATGATGACGGAGAGCGGATGGTGGCCTGCGACATCTGTGAGGTGTGGCAGCACACTCGCTGCATCGGGATCGACGATGCCGAGAACGTGCCACCACTATTTGTGTGCTCTTCATGTTGTGACTCCCTTGTGCCGCCCAGAGTTACTCATCGTGAGGAGGCAGCATCCGGAAAAATGGAGTATTGTGAGGATTTGTTGCTGCCGACCCATTCATTTGATCAATACGGCTTGGCCATAGGATACTGA